A genomic region of Trifolium pratense cultivar HEN17-A07 linkage group LG3, ARS_RC_1.1, whole genome shotgun sequence contains the following coding sequences:
- the LOC123915848 gene encoding pentatricopeptide repeat-containing protein At5g18475, protein MKFSVIQCCRHRQHNCVTSSSSLPWISPLNFTKPVKPKLDPPPEITLTETRKKSKYITHDVAINLIKREKDPQHALKIFNMISEQKGFNHNNATYASILQKLAQFKKFQAVERVLHQMTYETCKFHEGVFINLMKHYSKCCFHEKVLDTFFVIQTIVREKPSPKAISSCLNLLVDSNRVDLARKLLLHAKRSLTYKPNVCIFNILVKYHCKNGDLDSAFEVVKEMRNSKYSYPNVITYSTLMDGLCRNGKLKEAFELFEEMISKDRIVPDPLTYNVLINGFCRGGKADRARNVIEFMKNNGCCPNVFNYSALVDGLCKAGKPQDAKEVLAEMKSSGLKPDTVTYTSLINFLCRNGQVDEAIELLKEMKENECEADTVTFNVILGGLCREGRFDEALDMVEKLPHQGIYLNKGSYRIVLNSLTQKCELRKAKKLLGLMLSRGFVPHYATSNELLVCLCKEGMADDAAAALFDLVGMGFQPQFDTWELLIELICRDRKLLYVFELLDELVTANS, encoded by the coding sequence ATGAAATTCTCAGTAATCCAGTGCTGCAGACACAGGCAACATAACTGTGTAACTTCGTCTTCTTCATTACCATGGATATCACCTCTCAATTTTACAAAACCTGTAAAACCTAAACTAGATCCACCACCCGAAATCACTCTCACTGAAACAAGGAAAAAGAGCAAATATATCACTCATGATGTTGCTATCAATTTAATCAAACGAGAGAAAGATCCACAACATGCTTTGaaaatatttaacatgatatctGAACAAAAAGGTTTTAATCACAACAATGCTACGTATGCGTCGATTTTACAAAAGCTTGCTCAGTTTAAGAAGTTTCAAGCCGTTGAAAGAGTTTTACATCAAATGACTTATGAAACTTGTAAATTTCATGAGGGTGTATTTATTAATCTGATGAAGCATTACTCGAAATGTTGTTTTCATGAAAAAGTGTTGGATACTTTTTTCGTTATTCAAACAATTGTTCGTGAAAAGCCTTCTCCGAAAGCTATTAGCTCGTGTCTCAATCTTTTGGTTGATTCGAATCGGGTTGATTTGGCGCGGAAATTGCTCTTGCATGCCAAGAGGAGTTTAACTTATAAGCCAAATGTAtgtattttcaatattttggtgAAGTACCATTGTAAAAACGGGGATCTTGACTCTGCTTTTGAAGTTGTTAAAGAAATGAGAAACTCTAAGTATTCGTATCCTAATGTAATTACTTACTCGACCTTGATGGATGGTCTCTGTCGAAATGGGAAACTCAAAGAAGCTTTTGAACTTTTTGAGGAAATGATTTCGAAGGATCGGATTGTGCCTGATCCCCTTACTTACAATGTTTTGATCAATGGATTTTGCCGCGGAGGGAAAGCTGATCGCGCTAGGaatgtaattgaatttatgaaaaataatggTTGTTGTCCTAATGTATTCAATTACTCTGCCCTAGTGGATGGATTATGTAAAGCGGGGAAACCGCAAGATGCAAAAGAGGTTTTGGCTGAGATGAAGAGTTCTGGGTTGAAACCTGATACAGTTACCTACACTTCTTTGATAAATTTCTTGTGTAGGAATGGACAAGTCGATGAGGCTATTGAGTTGCTTAAAGAAATGAAGGAAAATGAATGTGAGGCTGATACTGTTACATTCAATGTGATACTTGGAGGCTTGTGCAGAGAAGGTAGATTTGATGAGGCTTTGGATATGGTTGAGAAACTTCCGCACCAGGGTATCTATTTGAACAAAGGTAGTTATAGGATTGTCCTAAATTCCTTAACGCAAAAATGTGAGTTGAGGAAGGCGAAGAAATTATTAGGACTAATGCTAAGTAGGGGGTTTGTACCTCATTATGCTACCTCAAATGAATTATTGGTTTGTCTTTGTAAAGAAGGGATGGCTGACGATGCTGCTGCGGCTCTATTTGACTTGGTGGGTATGGGGTTCCAGCCACAATTTGATACTTGGGAACTTTTAATTGAATTAATCTGTAGAGACAGAAAGTTATTGTATGTTTTTGAGCTACTTGATGAATTAGTGACAGCAAATTCTTGA
- the LOC123913962 gene encoding 14-3-3-like protein B: protein MGGAVPENLNREQYVYLAKLAEQAERYEEMVSFMQKLVVSSTPSSELSVEERNLISVAYKNVIGSLRAAWRIVSSIEQKEESRKNEDHVVLVQQYRSKVESELSNVCASILELLDSNLIPSASSSESKVFYYKMKGDYHRYLAEFKIADERKSAAEDTMLSYKAAQDIAAADLPSTHPIRLGLALNFSVFYYEILNQSDKACAMAKQAFEEAIAELDTLGEESYKDSTLIMQLLRDNLTLWTSDVQDPLDEA from the exons atgggTGGTGCCGTTCCAGAAAACCTAAACAGAGAACAATATGTGTACTTAGCAAAACTAGCAGAACAAGCTGAACGCTACGAAGAGATGGTTTCCTTCATGCAGAAGCTAGTAGTATCCTCCACACCATCTTCCGAACTTAGCGTCGAAGAGAGGAACCTAATTTCCGTCGCTTACAAAAACGTCATCGGATCACTACGTGCTGCTTGGAGAATCGTTTCTTCGATTGAACAGAAAGAAGAAAGTCGTAAGAATGAAGATCATGTTGTTCTTGTTCAACAATATAGATCTAAAGTTGAATCGGAATTGTCTAATGTTTGTGCTAGTATTTTAGAGCTTTTGGATTCGAATCTTATACCTTCTGCTTCTTCGAGTGAATCTAAggttttttattataagatgAAAGGTGATTATCATAGGTATTTGGCTGAGTTTAAGATTGCTGATGAGAGAAAATCTGCTGCTGAGGATACTATGTTGTCTTACAAAGCTGCACAG GATATTGCTGCTGCTGATCTTCCATCTACTCATCCTATAAGATTGGGTTTGGCTCTCAATTTCTCTGTTTTCTATTATGAAATTCTCAACCAGTCTGACAAAGCTTGTGCAATGGCCAAACAG GCTTTTGAGGAAGCAATTGCTGAACTTGACACCTTGGGAGAAGAATCATACAAAGACAGCACACTTATCATGCAACTTTTGAGAGACAATCTCACCCTTTGGACTTCTGATGTCCAG GATCCACTAGATGAGGCCTGA